From Levilactobacillus zymae, a single genomic window includes:
- a CDS encoding ABC transporter ATP-binding protein, with protein sequence MTQPMIDVRDVAKRFGDNVVLKQISLALPAGRVMGLIGPSGAGKTTLVKAILGMEKVDSGTTTVLGTEMPNRQIMQKIGYMAQSDALYETLTARENLRFFGELMGVAGTALTSSIAHVAQVVNLTEMLDRRVSAYSGGMKRRLSLAIALIADPDLLILDEPTVGIDPELRQQIWAELRTLKQHGKAILVTTHVMDEAERCDELMLIREGIALAQGTPADLKREYAVDTIEQVFLKAGRLQDENHSNR encoded by the coding sequence ATGACGCAACCCATGATTGATGTCCGCGACGTGGCCAAGCGGTTTGGCGACAACGTGGTCTTAAAACAAATTAGTTTGGCTTTACCAGCCGGCCGTGTGATGGGACTGATTGGCCCGTCCGGGGCGGGGAAGACCACCCTGGTCAAGGCGATTCTGGGGATGGAAAAGGTCGATTCCGGCACCACCACGGTCTTGGGGACCGAGATGCCTAACCGGCAGATCATGCAGAAGATTGGCTACATGGCCCAAAGCGATGCGTTGTACGAGACGCTGACGGCGCGGGAAAACTTACGCTTTTTCGGCGAGCTGATGGGCGTCGCGGGGACCGCACTAACCAGTAGCATTGCGCACGTGGCCCAGGTGGTTAACTTGACCGAGATGCTGGATCGCCGGGTTAGCGCCTACTCCGGGGGGATGAAGCGGCGGTTGTCCTTAGCCATCGCGCTGATTGCCGACCCCGACCTGTTGATCTTGGATGAACCCACGGTCGGCATCGACCCCGAGCTGCGGCAGCAGATCTGGGCGGAACTACGGACCCTCAAGCAACACGGTAAGGCCATCCTGGTGACCACCCACGTGATGGACGAGGCCGAGCGGTGTGACGAGCTGATGTTGATTCGCGAGGGGATCGCGCTAGCGCAGGGGACCCCGGCCGATTTGAAACGGGAGTATGCGGTGGATACGATTGAACAAGTCTTTTTGAAAGCGGGGCGGCTCCAAGATGAGAACCATAGCAATCGTTAA
- a CDS encoding ABC transporter permease, which yields MRTIAIVKRVLREMLRDKRTLALMFIAPLFILSLMYFLFQNNSTSVAKIGVSNVNTSLVKALKNKHTDLAAYGDHADAKTTIRQHNLAAFIHEQDGKLTVTYANSQPSDTALVKQALQGGVTKLKVQALVAATKTQKRVLQQQAKVLKTVMAQQQKLQTAQGTTRGQTATVGATGSTTKPKATPNHTVTSHYLYGNADSTFFDTFLPVLLGFFVFFFVFLISGISLLNERTTGTLTRLLATPVRRGEIITGYLVGYGIFAVIQTIITVTFALTVFNVHMLGSVWLILLINFLLAMVALSMGIFISTFANSEFQMVQFIPLLIVPQVFFSGIITISTMPDWLQWLAHIFPLYYGGDALMNVATRGFSLGDVSGDLWILLLFAVVFTALNVVGLKRYRRV from the coding sequence ATGAGAACCATAGCAATCGTTAAACGCGTTTTACGTGAAATGTTACGGGATAAACGGACCTTGGCGTTGATGTTCATCGCACCGCTGTTTATCCTGTCGTTGATGTATTTTCTGTTCCAGAACAATTCGACCAGCGTGGCGAAGATCGGGGTCAGCAACGTCAACACCAGCCTGGTCAAGGCCCTCAAGAACAAACACACGGACCTGGCGGCCTATGGTGATCACGCCGACGCCAAGACGACGATTCGCCAGCACAATTTGGCGGCGTTTATCCACGAACAAGACGGCAAGTTGACGGTGACCTATGCCAACAGTCAGCCCAGCGATACGGCGCTGGTCAAGCAGGCCTTGCAGGGCGGCGTCACCAAGCTGAAGGTCCAAGCGCTCGTCGCGGCCACTAAGACCCAAAAGCGGGTCCTTCAGCAACAGGCTAAGGTCTTAAAGACCGTGATGGCTCAACAACAAAAGCTGCAAACGGCCCAGGGGACGACGCGCGGGCAGACGGCAACGGTCGGGGCCACGGGGTCCACGACCAAGCCTAAAGCGACCCCCAACCATACGGTGACCAGCCATTATCTGTACGGGAACGCCGACTCGACGTTCTTTGACACCTTCTTGCCGGTCCTATTAGGGTTCTTCGTGTTCTTCTTCGTCTTCCTGATCTCGGGGATTTCCCTGTTAAACGAACGGACCACGGGAACGCTGACCCGGTTACTGGCCACGCCGGTGCGCCGGGGTGAAATCATTACCGGCTACCTGGTGGGCTACGGGATCTTTGCGGTGATTCAGACCATCATCACGGTGACCTTCGCGTTGACGGTCTTTAACGTCCACATGCTGGGCAGTGTCTGGCTCATCTTGCTAATCAACTTCCTTTTGGCGATGGTGGCGTTATCGATGGGGATCTTCATCTCGACGTTTGCCAACTCGGAATTCCAAATGGTCCAGTTCATTCCGCTACTGATTGTGCCGCAGGTCTTCTTCTCGGGTATCATTACGATTTCAACCATGCCCGATTGGTTACAGTGGCTCGCCCACATCTTCCCGTTGTATTATGGTGGAGACGCGTTGATGAACGTTGCGACCCGGGGCTTTAGCCTGGGCGACGTGAGCGGGGACCTCTGGATCCTGCTCCTCTTTGCGGTGGTCTTTACCGCCCTCAACGTGGTCGGGTTAAAACGGTATCGGAGGGTTTAA
- a CDS encoding C1 family peptidase, translating into MDNTQTNSALTPADLAALHADLVQQPAHEVISRAVRKSGVLAAAEDPDANVRLNRTFSVELDTGKVSNQKHSGRCWLFSTLNTLRHQFAAKYNVKDFELSQSYLFFWDKIERANIFYDNILRTADRPADDREVSFYLARPGEDGGQWAMGAALVQKYGVVPTSAMPESFNTNDTTGFAAALDLKLRKDAVTLRQLVADHATDAQIAAARKSALSEVYRMAAYSIGEPPTTFDLEYKDDKHQYHRDANLTPQDFFTKYFDVDLDDYVVLSNSPDKAYDKLYALPSQDNVVGGKHITFLNLPMADLKQATIAQLQSGETVWFGNDVLQQMSRERGFLDSHLYQTADLFGVDLSLTKAQRLEYHEAEVSHAMTFTGVDLVEDQPTRWKVENSWGEKNGDKGYFVMTDDWMDDFVYEVVVHKRFLMPEQRAILTTTPETLPAWDSLN; encoded by the coding sequence ATGGATAACACACAAACGAATTCGGCGTTAACACCGGCCGATCTAGCGGCGCTGCACGCCGACTTAGTCCAACAACCGGCGCATGAGGTGATTAGCCGGGCGGTTCGTAAGAGTGGGGTCTTAGCCGCTGCCGAGGATCCAGACGCCAACGTACGCTTGAACCGGACCTTCTCCGTGGAACTGGATACGGGTAAGGTGTCCAACCAGAAGCATTCCGGCCGTTGCTGGCTGTTCTCCACGTTAAACACGCTACGGCACCAATTCGCCGCGAAGTACAACGTTAAGGATTTCGAGCTTTCCCAAAGCTACCTGTTCTTCTGGGACAAGATTGAACGGGCCAACATCTTCTACGACAACATTCTCCGCACGGCCGACCGACCGGCCGATGACCGAGAAGTGAGCTTCTACCTAGCCCGGCCGGGAGAAGACGGTGGTCAGTGGGCCATGGGCGCCGCATTAGTCCAAAAGTATGGTGTGGTCCCGACCAGTGCCATGCCGGAATCCTTTAACACCAATGACACTACCGGGTTCGCGGCGGCGTTGGACCTGAAACTCCGAAAGGACGCCGTGACCCTGCGGCAATTGGTGGCCGACCATGCCACCGACGCGCAGATTGCAGCGGCCCGCAAGAGCGCATTAAGCGAAGTTTACCGGATGGCGGCCTACTCGATCGGCGAACCGCCGACCACGTTTGACCTCGAATATAAGGACGACAAGCACCAATATCACCGTGACGCCAACCTGACGCCCCAGGACTTCTTTACCAAGTACTTTGACGTCGATTTGGACGATTACGTGGTCCTATCGAACTCGCCGGATAAGGCCTATGACAAGCTCTACGCGTTGCCGAGCCAGGACAACGTGGTGGGCGGTAAGCACATCACCTTCCTGAACTTGCCGATGGCGGACCTCAAACAAGCCACCATCGCGCAGTTGCAGTCCGGTGAGACGGTCTGGTTCGGTAACGATGTGCTCCAACAGATGAGCCGGGAACGGGGCTTCCTCGATAGTCACCTCTACCAGACCGCCGACCTGTTCGGCGTCGATTTGAGTCTGACCAAGGCCCAACGCCTGGAATATCACGAAGCCGAGGTTTCTCACGCCATGACCTTTACCGGGGTGGACCTGGTGGAAGACCAACCCACGCGGTGGAAGGTTGAAAATAGTTGGGGTGAGAAGAACGGCGACAAGGGCTACTTCGTCATGACCGACGACTGGATGGACGATTTCGTCTACGAAGTCGTGGTCCACAAGCGGTTCTTAATGCCGGAACAGCGCGCCATTCTGACCACCACGCCGGAAACCTTACCGGCCTGGGATTCGTTGAATTAA
- a CDS encoding helix-turn-helix domain-containing protein codes for MGKNTDIRTAFEQVMAEDHEIPAKQKQVLAASLALFAEQGFANTTTKQIADRAGVAEGTVYRRYKTKDELLAALLKPMVTSVLPRLMSEFAQQVTTMQDLTRHQLLTSLVENRAAFLAENWQVGKVLINEMLIQADLRQAVMQNAGPIIQKTLYPILDQLRAQHDLTALPNDMVCQFIIGTMLTNVMRANLQGDFALFNQRVPYLIEFLDQGLAPK; via the coding sequence ATGGGAAAAAATACGGATATTCGCACGGCCTTTGAGCAGGTCATGGCCGAGGATCACGAGATTCCGGCCAAACAAAAACAGGTGTTGGCGGCCAGCCTCGCGCTCTTTGCCGAGCAGGGGTTTGCCAACACCACCACCAAGCAGATTGCGGATCGCGCGGGGGTGGCCGAGGGCACGGTTTATCGGCGCTACAAGACCAAAGACGAACTGTTGGCGGCGCTACTAAAGCCGATGGTGACCTCCGTGTTGCCGCGCTTGATGAGCGAGTTTGCCCAGCAGGTGACGACCATGCAGGACTTGACGCGCCATCAGTTGCTCACGTCACTGGTTGAAAACCGAGCGGCCTTTCTGGCGGAAAACTGGCAAGTGGGCAAAGTGCTGATCAATGAAATGCTAATCCAAGCAGATTTACGGCAAGCGGTGATGCAAAATGCGGGCCCCATCATTCAAAAAACGTTGTACCCCATCCTCGACCAGTTACGAGCGCAACACGACTTGACCGCCTTGCCGAATGACATGGTGTGTCAATTCATCATCGGCACGATGCTGACTAACGTGATGCGCGCCAACTTACAGGGCGACTTTGCGCTGTTTAACCAACGGGTCCCGTATCTGATCGAATTCTTGGATCAGGGATTGGCGCCTAAATAA